One stretch of Zingiber officinale cultivar Zhangliang chromosome 6B, Zo_v1.1, whole genome shotgun sequence DNA includes these proteins:
- the LOC121990683 gene encoding WEB family protein At5g55860-like: METNAVDSKVEIDTRAPFASVRAAVSLFGNVAVKGDKSPGRKPKAATIEAITTLGNAKTPILSDNALAKDTQLHLAKKELNKYKEQLDVATKSRIQALAELERVKKIVEELTEKLNAANEGKEQVLEATEAAKNQIKTLDAGSVEIADQDGSWEQKFDSSKEELAVVLMELDSAEEELIKIKRDSETLVEAKLSAIQQEAEAKQIFDAGVQKVTELSKELALIQESLTYTSLATEKVQQEESKIVSEQVAIKQSYKRLLDETGQKLTTLKKEFDPEVYMNLKAKLEETTSEIKSVQKEIEFVSSVDLKYATSVALEVEGAKEILQALAQEESSLVRLLHSLKLELEAAKSEHIELEDKYEKSKSLVSNLQHELQKCKAELDVVTSLESQATSTSDELTSALQQLSFDSQKILQEAEEFRKHSKQFRAEAEAARIALCEAEKQLQVVSKDAKEAKLAEARALGLTKDLSEHPNVSQASSTLQSGSTITISKEDYQSLRRKVESSDEFRDMKADAAIAQLQVVKANEDEAIKKLEVVQREIEELETATQEILDKAEIAEAAQKAVQGELRKQQETEQKKASENVSKIPVETHESIEEAYVTVPSVQNAKPGERTEENRKFMKSVISKKVLMPNLTGFFHRKKSQSDVGSPSYLPGEKPL; encoded by the exons ATGGAGACAAATGCTGTAGATTCCAAAGTGGAGATAGACACTAGAGCTCCATTCGCATCTGTTAGAGCAGCAGTTAGTCTGTTTGGTAATGTGGCAGTTAAAGGTGACAAATCTCCTGGGAGAAAGCCAAAGGCTGCAACAATCGAG GCTATTACTACTTTGGGTAATGCTAAGACCCCTATATTGTCAGATAATGCTCTAGCTAAGGATACCCAACTTCATTTGGCTAAAAAAGAGCTGAACAAGTATAAGGAACAACTTGATGTTGCTACAAAAAGTAGGATTCAAGCACTTGCTGAGTTGGAGAGGGTTAAAAAAATTGTTGAAGAACTCACCGAGAAACTCAATGCGGCAAATGAGGGAAAGGAGCAAGTTCTAGAAGCAACTGAAGCTGCCAAAAATCAAATCAAGACACTTGATGCGGGTTCTGTCGAGATTGCTGACCAGGATGGAAGCTGGGAACAGAAGTTCGATAGTTCAAAGGAAGAACTTGCAGTTGTCCTCATGGAGCTTGATTCTGCAGAGGAAGAACTTATAAAGATCAAAAGGGACTCTGAGACATTGGTGGAAGCAAAGCTCTCTGCCATTCAGCAAGAGGCTGAAGCGAAACAGATTTTTGATGCTGGCGTTCAGAAGGTGACTGAGCTCTCCAAGGAGCTTGCTTTAATTCAGGAATCACTTACCTATACTAGCCTTGCCACTGAGAAAGTCCAGCAGGAAGAATCAAAAATTGTCTCAGAGCAAGTTGCTATTAAACAGTCTTACAAACGATTGCTCGACGAAACTGGACAAAAATTGACGACTTTAAAGAAAGAGTTTGATCCTGAAGTTTATATGAACCTGAAGGCCAAGCTAGAAGAGACAACTTCTGAGATTAAATCAGTGCAGAAGGAAATTGAATTTGTTTCATCTGTAGATTTAAAGTATGCTACATCAGTGGCTTTGGAGGTGGAAGGTGCAAAGGAAATTTTACAAGCACTCGCCCAAGAAGAAAGTTCACTTGTGAGGTTGTTGCATTCTCTCAAGCTGGAGTTAGAAGCTGCAAAGAGTGAGCACATAGAGCTTGAGGATAAATATGAAAAATCTAAATCTCTTGTCAGCAATCTTCAGCATGAACTTCAGAAATGCAAAGCCGAGCTCGACGTTGTCACTTCTTTAGAGTCGCAAGCAACTTCAACATCTGATGAGCTAACATCTGCCCTTCAACAATTGTCATTCGACTCTCAGAAAATTTTGCAGGAAGCAGAAGAATTCAGGAAACATTCTAAACAGTTTAGGGCCGAAGCTGAAGCAGCCCGAATAGCATTATGCGAAGCAGAAAAGCAACTGCAGGTTGTTTCGAAGGATGCCAAAGAGGCAAAATTGGCAGAAGCAAGAGCTCTAGGTCTTACCAAAGATCTATCTGAGCATCCAAATGTTTCTCAGGCATCATCTACTCTTCAGTCCGGGTCTACAATAACAATCTCGAAAGAAGACTACCAGTCTTTAAGACGCAAGGTGGAGTCGTCCGATGAGTTCAGAGACATGAAGGCTGATGCTGCAATAGCACAGCTGCAAGTTGTCAAGGCCAATGAGGATGAGGCAATTAAGAAACTTGAAGTAGTTCAGAGGGAGATTGAGGAATTGGAGACGGCAACACAGGAGATATTGGACAAGGCAGAAATAGCTGAAGCTGCACAGAAAGCTGTCCAAGGAGAGCTGAGGAAGCAGCAGGAaaccgaacagaagaaggcatcAGAGAATGTATCAAAGATACCGGTCGAGACACACGAGTCTATAGAAGAAGCATACGTTACAGTACCCTCTGTTCAGAATGCAAAGCCAGGGGAGAGGACTGAAGAGAATCGGAAGTTCATGAAATCGGTGATCTCCAAGAAGGTGCTTATGCCTAATCTCACCGGTTTTTTCCATCGCAAGAAGAGTCAGAGTGATGTTGGCTCACCATCTTATCTCCCCGGCGAGAAGCCTTTATAA